One window of the Rosa rugosa chromosome 3, drRosRugo1.1, whole genome shotgun sequence genome contains the following:
- the LOC133738589 gene encoding protein ACTIVITY OF BC1 COMPLEX KINASE 1, chloroplastic isoform X3, whose amino-acid sequence MTASSEGIKKLFQSVLDSLETSCVIWGLLSSKLARPDIIREDYMNELCILQDDVPPFPNQVAFDIIEEELGQPLEAVFSKISPQTIAAASLGQVYRATLRDTGEDVAIKVQRPEIEPIIYRDLFLFRNLASFLNGISLQKLGCNAELIVDEFGEKLLEELDYTLEARNIEDFLENFKDDPTVKIPDVYKQLSGPRVLVMEWIDGVRCTNPQAIREAGIDVNGFLTVGVSAALRQLLEFGLFHGDPHPGNVFAMRDGRIGYVDFGNVAVLSQQNKQILIDAVVHAVNEDYVEMANDFTRLGFLAPGTDVSPIVPALEAIWQNSLGKGLSDFNFRSVTGKFNELVYNYPIRIPERFSLVIRSLLTQEGICFTLQPDFKFLEVAYPYVAKRLLTDPNPALRERLIQVLFKDGVFQWKRLENLIVLAKENVSMMSSNPALQAKEMQGLRELQVSKKLDLTDTIKDGARLFIFDEGIRRKLILALTEDSKLHIEELVDVYRLVEDQIDIPTVAVEVARDFPSFVRDVMLSWSESVLTDR is encoded by the exons ATGACTGCTTCGTCGGAAGGGATCAAGAAGTTGTTCCAAAGCGTGCTCGACAGCTTAGAAACCTCCTGTGTGATTTGGGGCCTTCTTTCATCAAAGCTGGCCAG ACCTGATATTATCAGAGAAGATTACATGAATGAACTTTGCATTCTCCAAGATGATGTTCCTCCGTTCCCCAATCAG GTTGCCTTTGACATAATAGAAGAGGAGTTGGGTCAACCCCTTGAAGCTGTATTCAGTAAGATTTCGCCACAGACAATAGCAGCTGCCAGTTTGGGTCAAGTTTACCGAGCTACTTTACGTGACACTGGCGAGGATGTAGCTATTAAG GTACAAAGGCCAGAGATAGAACCTATAATTTATAGGGATCTTTTTCTGTTCCGTAATCTTGCTTCATTCTTAAATGGAATCAGTCTACAGAAACTTGGGTGCAATGCTGAGCTCATTGTTGATGAATTCGGTGAGAAGCTTTTGGAGGAGCTTgattacactttg GAAGCCCGCAATATTGAAGATTTTCTTGAGAACTTTAAAGATGATCCTACTGTCAAGATACCTGACGTTTACAAACAGCTTTCTGGTCCACGTGTTCTAGTAATGGAGTGGATCGATGGTGTTCGGTGCACTAACCCACAG GCAATTAGAGAAGCCGGTATTGATGTAAATGGGTTCTTAACTGTTGGAGTCAGTGCTGCGTTGCGCCAATTACTGGAATTTGGATTGTTCCATGGAGATCCACATCCTGGAAATGTTTTTGCTATGCGTGATGGACGTATTGGATATGTGGACTTTGGGAATGTTGCTGTGCTTAGTCAG CAAAACAAACAGATTTTGATCGATGCTGTCGTCCATGCTGTAAATGAGGACTATGTTGAGATGGCAAATGATTTCACCAGACTGGGCTTCTTGGCTCCTGGGACTGATGTCTCTCCTATTGTTCCAGCTTTAGAAGCAATCTGGCAGAATTCTCTTGGAAAAGGACTGTCTGACTTTAATTTTCGAAGTGTTACTG GGAAGTTTAATGAATTAGTTTACAACTATCCCATTCGTATTCCAGAGAGGTTTTCGCTTGTTATCAGATCTTTATTGACTCAAGAGGGTATCTGTTTTACTTTGCAGCCAGATTTCAAATTTCTTGAG GTTGCATATCCATATGTGGCAAAACGCCTCCTAACAGATCCAAACCCGGCTCTGCGTGAACGCCTCATACAA GTACTATTTAAGGATGGTGTTTTCCAATGGAAGCGGCTAGAAAATCTCATTgttcttgcaaaagaaaatgTGTCCATGATGAGCAGCAATCCTGCATTGCAAGCGAAAGAAAT GCAAGGGTTAAGAGAGTTGCAAGTTAGCAAGAAACTGGACCTCACTGACACCATCAAAGATGGAGCTCGCCTTTTCATTTTTGACGAAGGAATCCGTAGAAAGCTCATTCTTGCTTTGACCGAAGATTCAAAGCTTCACATAGAAGAG CTCGTGGATGTGTATAGACTGGTTGAAGATCAGATAGACATACCAACGGTTGCTGTGGAAGTAGCACGAG ACTTTCCGTCGTTCGTTCGAGATGTGATGCTTTCGTGGAGCGAGTCCGTCTTAACTGATAGATAG
- the LOC133738589 gene encoding protein ACTIVITY OF BC1 COMPLEX KINASE 1, chloroplastic isoform X1, whose protein sequence is MNSVSVNCTQAAPFPAKHLSSAGARSVAGQINGPSEGWSSFDYRRRVRRSGRFRVSNAATETRRSLASPSDGEIGFGKLSKSSAAMEQLDFERGVCVPFRKYTPETVRNKVLESNGAVASLISRGVEIVWTLGLYWSALMYDCFVGRDQEVVPKRARQLRNLLCDLGPSFIKAGQVLANRPDIIREDYMNELCILQDDVPPFPNQVAFDIIEEELGQPLEAVFSKISPQTIAAASLGQVYRATLRDTGEDVAIKVQRPEIEPIIYRDLFLFRNLASFLNGISLQKLGCNAELIVDEFGEKLLEELDYTLEARNIEDFLENFKDDPTVKIPDVYKQLSGPRVLVMEWIDGVRCTNPQAIREAGIDVNGFLTVGVSAALRQLLEFGLFHGDPHPGNVFAMRDGRIGYVDFGNVAVLSQQNKQILIDAVVHAVNEDYVEMANDFTRLGFLAPGTDVSPIVPALEAIWQNSLGKGLSDFNFRSVTGKFNELVYNYPIRIPERFSLVIRSLLTQEGICFTLQPDFKFLEVAYPYVAKRLLTDPNPALRERLIQVLFKDGVFQWKRLENLIVLAKENVSMMSSNPALQAKEMQGLRELQVSKKLDLTDTIKDGARLFIFDEGIRRKLILALTEDSKLHIEELVDVYRLVEDQIDIPTVAVEVARDFPSFVRDVMLSWSESVLTDR, encoded by the exons ATGAATTCCGTTTCTGTAAACTGCACGCAGGCAGCTCCGTTTCCCGCCAAGCATCTGAGCTCCGCCGGAGCTCGTAGTGTTGCCGGTCAAATAAATGGACCGTCGGAAGGTTGGAGTTCGTTTGATTACAGGCGAAGAGTCCGGAGAAGCGGGAGGTTCCGAGTTTCGAATGCCGCGACCGAAACGCGGCGGAGCTTGGCGTCTCCGAGCGACGGCGAGATCGGTTTTGGGAAGCTGAGCAAGTCTAGCGCCGCCATGGAGCAGCTCGACTTCGAGCGCGGCGTTTGCGTGCCGTTTCGCAAGTATACTCCCGAGACT GTGAGGAATAAGGTGTTGGAATCCAATGGGGCAGTTGCATCGCTAATTTCGAGAGGTGTGGAGATAGTGTGGACTTTGGGCTTGTATTGGTCTGCCTTGATGTATGACTGCTTCGTCGGAAGGGATCAAGAAGTTGTTCCAAAGCGTGCTCGACAGCTTAGAAACCTCCTGTGTGATTTGGGGCCTTCTTTCATCAAAGCTGGCCAG GTTCTTGCAAACAGACCTGATATTATCAGAGAAGATTACATGAATGAACTTTGCATTCTCCAAGATGATGTTCCTCCGTTCCCCAATCAG GTTGCCTTTGACATAATAGAAGAGGAGTTGGGTCAACCCCTTGAAGCTGTATTCAGTAAGATTTCGCCACAGACAATAGCAGCTGCCAGTTTGGGTCAAGTTTACCGAGCTACTTTACGTGACACTGGCGAGGATGTAGCTATTAAG GTACAAAGGCCAGAGATAGAACCTATAATTTATAGGGATCTTTTTCTGTTCCGTAATCTTGCTTCATTCTTAAATGGAATCAGTCTACAGAAACTTGGGTGCAATGCTGAGCTCATTGTTGATGAATTCGGTGAGAAGCTTTTGGAGGAGCTTgattacactttg GAAGCCCGCAATATTGAAGATTTTCTTGAGAACTTTAAAGATGATCCTACTGTCAAGATACCTGACGTTTACAAACAGCTTTCTGGTCCACGTGTTCTAGTAATGGAGTGGATCGATGGTGTTCGGTGCACTAACCCACAG GCAATTAGAGAAGCCGGTATTGATGTAAATGGGTTCTTAACTGTTGGAGTCAGTGCTGCGTTGCGCCAATTACTGGAATTTGGATTGTTCCATGGAGATCCACATCCTGGAAATGTTTTTGCTATGCGTGATGGACGTATTGGATATGTGGACTTTGGGAATGTTGCTGTGCTTAGTCAG CAAAACAAACAGATTTTGATCGATGCTGTCGTCCATGCTGTAAATGAGGACTATGTTGAGATGGCAAATGATTTCACCAGACTGGGCTTCTTGGCTCCTGGGACTGATGTCTCTCCTATTGTTCCAGCTTTAGAAGCAATCTGGCAGAATTCTCTTGGAAAAGGACTGTCTGACTTTAATTTTCGAAGTGTTACTG GGAAGTTTAATGAATTAGTTTACAACTATCCCATTCGTATTCCAGAGAGGTTTTCGCTTGTTATCAGATCTTTATTGACTCAAGAGGGTATCTGTTTTACTTTGCAGCCAGATTTCAAATTTCTTGAG GTTGCATATCCATATGTGGCAAAACGCCTCCTAACAGATCCAAACCCGGCTCTGCGTGAACGCCTCATACAA GTACTATTTAAGGATGGTGTTTTCCAATGGAAGCGGCTAGAAAATCTCATTgttcttgcaaaagaaaatgTGTCCATGATGAGCAGCAATCCTGCATTGCAAGCGAAAGAAAT GCAAGGGTTAAGAGAGTTGCAAGTTAGCAAGAAACTGGACCTCACTGACACCATCAAAGATGGAGCTCGCCTTTTCATTTTTGACGAAGGAATCCGTAGAAAGCTCATTCTTGCTTTGACCGAAGATTCAAAGCTTCACATAGAAGAG CTCGTGGATGTGTATAGACTGGTTGAAGATCAGATAGACATACCAACGGTTGCTGTGGAAGTAGCACGAG ACTTTCCGTCGTTCGTTCGAGATGTGATGCTTTCGTGGAGCGAGTCCGTCTTAACTGATAGATAG
- the LOC133738589 gene encoding protein ACTIVITY OF BC1 COMPLEX KINASE 1, chloroplastic isoform X2: MYDCFVGRDQEVVPKRARQLRNLLCDLGPSFIKAGQVLANRPDIIREDYMNELCILQDDVPPFPNQVAFDIIEEELGQPLEAVFSKISPQTIAAASLGQVYRATLRDTGEDVAIKVQRPEIEPIIYRDLFLFRNLASFLNGISLQKLGCNAELIVDEFGEKLLEELDYTLEARNIEDFLENFKDDPTVKIPDVYKQLSGPRVLVMEWIDGVRCTNPQAIREAGIDVNGFLTVGVSAALRQLLEFGLFHGDPHPGNVFAMRDGRIGYVDFGNVAVLSQQNKQILIDAVVHAVNEDYVEMANDFTRLGFLAPGTDVSPIVPALEAIWQNSLGKGLSDFNFRSVTGKFNELVYNYPIRIPERFSLVIRSLLTQEGICFTLQPDFKFLEVAYPYVAKRLLTDPNPALRERLIQVLFKDGVFQWKRLENLIVLAKENVSMMSSNPALQAKEMQGLRELQVSKKLDLTDTIKDGARLFIFDEGIRRKLILALTEDSKLHIEELVDVYRLVEDQIDIPTVAVEVARDFPSFVRDVMLSWSESVLTDR; the protein is encoded by the exons ATGTATGACTGCTTCGTCGGAAGGGATCAAGAAGTTGTTCCAAAGCGTGCTCGACAGCTTAGAAACCTCCTGTGTGATTTGGGGCCTTCTTTCATCAAAGCTGGCCAG GTTCTTGCAAACAGACCTGATATTATCAGAGAAGATTACATGAATGAACTTTGCATTCTCCAAGATGATGTTCCTCCGTTCCCCAATCAG GTTGCCTTTGACATAATAGAAGAGGAGTTGGGTCAACCCCTTGAAGCTGTATTCAGTAAGATTTCGCCACAGACAATAGCAGCTGCCAGTTTGGGTCAAGTTTACCGAGCTACTTTACGTGACACTGGCGAGGATGTAGCTATTAAG GTACAAAGGCCAGAGATAGAACCTATAATTTATAGGGATCTTTTTCTGTTCCGTAATCTTGCTTCATTCTTAAATGGAATCAGTCTACAGAAACTTGGGTGCAATGCTGAGCTCATTGTTGATGAATTCGGTGAGAAGCTTTTGGAGGAGCTTgattacactttg GAAGCCCGCAATATTGAAGATTTTCTTGAGAACTTTAAAGATGATCCTACTGTCAAGATACCTGACGTTTACAAACAGCTTTCTGGTCCACGTGTTCTAGTAATGGAGTGGATCGATGGTGTTCGGTGCACTAACCCACAG GCAATTAGAGAAGCCGGTATTGATGTAAATGGGTTCTTAACTGTTGGAGTCAGTGCTGCGTTGCGCCAATTACTGGAATTTGGATTGTTCCATGGAGATCCACATCCTGGAAATGTTTTTGCTATGCGTGATGGACGTATTGGATATGTGGACTTTGGGAATGTTGCTGTGCTTAGTCAG CAAAACAAACAGATTTTGATCGATGCTGTCGTCCATGCTGTAAATGAGGACTATGTTGAGATGGCAAATGATTTCACCAGACTGGGCTTCTTGGCTCCTGGGACTGATGTCTCTCCTATTGTTCCAGCTTTAGAAGCAATCTGGCAGAATTCTCTTGGAAAAGGACTGTCTGACTTTAATTTTCGAAGTGTTACTG GGAAGTTTAATGAATTAGTTTACAACTATCCCATTCGTATTCCAGAGAGGTTTTCGCTTGTTATCAGATCTTTATTGACTCAAGAGGGTATCTGTTTTACTTTGCAGCCAGATTTCAAATTTCTTGAG GTTGCATATCCATATGTGGCAAAACGCCTCCTAACAGATCCAAACCCGGCTCTGCGTGAACGCCTCATACAA GTACTATTTAAGGATGGTGTTTTCCAATGGAAGCGGCTAGAAAATCTCATTgttcttgcaaaagaaaatgTGTCCATGATGAGCAGCAATCCTGCATTGCAAGCGAAAGAAAT GCAAGGGTTAAGAGAGTTGCAAGTTAGCAAGAAACTGGACCTCACTGACACCATCAAAGATGGAGCTCGCCTTTTCATTTTTGACGAAGGAATCCGTAGAAAGCTCATTCTTGCTTTGACCGAAGATTCAAAGCTTCACATAGAAGAG CTCGTGGATGTGTATAGACTGGTTGAAGATCAGATAGACATACCAACGGTTGCTGTGGAAGTAGCACGAG ACTTTCCGTCGTTCGTTCGAGATGTGATGCTTTCGTGGAGCGAGTCCGTCTTAACTGATAGATAG